Sequence from the Mycobacterium florentinum genome:
CTCGTCGCAGTGGATCCGGACCTTGATCGAGAACGACGACCGTACCGGTGCCGCCGCGATATCCATTGTGTTGCTGCTGGTCTCGTTCGTCGTGCTGTTCGTCTTGCGCCTGGTCGGCGCCCGCGCGGCCCGGCACGAAGAGAGGTCGAAGTGACATCGTCGCCGTGGGTTCGCTACCTCACCCGGTATGTGGCACTGGCCTACGTCCTGGTGTTGCTGATCATCCCGGTGGCGCTGATCTTGTGGCGGACGTTCACCCCCGGGTTCGGTCAGTTCCTCGACTGGATCAGCACCCCGGCGGCGATATCAGCACTGGACTTGTCACTGCTGGTGGTGGCCATCGTGGTGCCGCTGAACGTCTTCTTTGGTATCCCTACCGCACTTGTCCTGGCACGCAACAAATTTCGTGGTAAGGGTGTGCTGCAGGCGGTCATCGACCTGCCGTTCGCCGTTTCGCCCGTCATCGTTGGTGTGGCGTTGATCGTGCTGTGGGGGTCCGCCGGTGCGCTGGGTTTCATGGAGAAAGACCTGGGCCTGAAAATAATCTTCGGCTTGCCCGGCATTGTGCTTGCCAGCATCTTCGTCACGTTGCCGTTCGTGGTGCGTGAAGTCGAGCCGGTGCTCCATGAGCTGGGAACCGACCAGGAGGAAGCGGCGGCCACCCTGGGTTCTGGTTGGTGGCAGACCTTTTGGCGGATCACGCTGCCGTCCATCCGGTGGGGCCTGACCTACGGCATCGTGCTGACCATTGCTCGTACTCTCGG
This genomic interval carries:
- the cysW gene encoding sulfate ABC transporter permease subunit CysW, translated to MTSSPWVRYLTRYVALAYVLVLLIIPVALILWRTFTPGFGQFLDWISTPAAISALDLSLLVVAIVVPLNVFFGIPTALVLARNKFRGKGVLQAVIDLPFAVSPVIVGVALIVLWGSAGALGFMEKDLGLKIIFGLPGIVLASIFVTLPFVVREVEPVLHELGTDQEEAAATLGSGWWQTFWRITLPSIRWGLTYGIVLTIARTLGEFGAVTIVSSNLPGKSQTLTLLVSDRYNRGAEYGAYALSTLLMGVAVAVLIVQVILDARRARAASKA